The genomic interval GTGATCCCGTAATATGCCGCCATCTGTTTGCGGTCTGCCCGGCCCTGTTTCGCGCGCAATTCGTAGATTTTCCCGCCGTCTTGCAGTTCGGGGACGTTGCTGGGTGCCTCAGATAACATTCTCATAAACTCAGGCTCTAAATCCTCGCCCGTTAGAAGTTTGGCAAGCTCTATCGCCCGCGCCGCGTACCTCATAATCTGCACCGGCTCAATGCGCGAAATTTCGTCAAAAAACCATCCGCATGACGTGAACATCAAAAGCGAGTCCCTCTGCATTTCTAGGAACATTAACGCCCTGACTCTTTCCTCAGAGGATAATTTACGTATACAGTGCTTCTTGAGGAATGAGTCTACATTTTCGTCTGACCTGTCGAGAATCACATCAATATAATCATTCCTTGCGTCCCAAACGTCATGGAAATATCCGCACGACTCGTAGATTTCCGCGAGCTTGTCCCGCAAATTATTCATGGCCTCGCGCAGGGGTTTGCGCCATCGGTGATGGTATCCCGGAGTCCCGTCCCCGCAGGAGCAGTCATCGCACCATCGCTTTACGCCGTGAGAACAGCTCCATGATGATCCCTCGACTATCTTCACTTCCCATTCGGGCGGGTAAAATTTCAGGTACTCTCCGTAAACCGTCAACTGCGCCCCGGCTGTATGCTCTAGGCATTCGAGGCAGTAAGCCAGTGCCATATCCCCGTGCGCGTGATGATGTCCGTATGACTCTCCGTCTGTGGCAACATTGCACAGCACCGGCTTACCGTAAGCGGCATTCACTGTGGCAAGCTCATGCGCGAATGCCCCGCCGTCGTCAAGCAGACCTTCAAACGCTATACGCTGGGACAGTACACCGTCATAGAAGAATATATTTATGCTCCGTCCTGATGGTAGCTCGCAGACATACGAGACTCTTGTGTCGACTTTTCCGCCGGAGACATCCTGCCAGCCTCCCCAGCCTTTTACGCGGGCGGATTTTGCCTGATAGGGGGACAGTACGGTGAAGATTATTCCGTTCTCGGCTAATACTTCTAGGGTCTCGGTGTCAACAGCGCACTCAGCGAGCCACATTCCCTCCGGCATTCGTCCGAAACGTTTTCGGAAGTCAGCTATTCCCCATTTGACTTGGGTCTCTTTGTCGCGCCGGGAAGCTAACGGCATTATGATGTGATTGTAGACTTGAGCCATTGCCGGGCCGTGTCCTGAATACCGCTTTATGCCCTGCCTGTCGGCCTCAAGTATCGCGCTGTAGCAGAGCGGATCATTTTCCTCAAGCCATGACAGGAGGGTAGGCCCTATGTTGAAGCTGATTCGTGAATAGTTGTTGCAGATTCGGCGGATATAGCCCTGTTCGTTAAGTATGCGTGATGCGGCGTTGCGGCTGTAACATTCTGCGGAAATTCTTGCGTTCCAATCGTGCCAAGGGGCCGCGGATTCCTGAAGCTCTACGGTTTCAAGCCAGGGATTTTCGCGGGGCGGCTGGTAAAAATGTCCGTGAATACATATATAGCGCGGCAAAGTAACATCTCCTTCCGTAAACATAAGTTTCTTTTCTGTCTAATTATACTCATTATCGGCAATAATGCTCTCAAAACAGCGATTGATTTTTTTCACGGATAAATTTACATTGACGGAATGACGCAGGCAAAACATTAGACGGAATTATACGGGGCGTTTGATTTTCTGCGCGAATGATTTAATATTACCTAGTATACAAAATTTACACACCGAGGTGTTAATCTCAATGCGGAAAATATTATCATCACTTTTGCTTCTCACACTTCTTGCCGGAATCGCCTCTGCTGACCCGATAAGAGCCGGAATCCTCTCAAAGCTCAACATGACTCAGGAAGAGTACAGCGAGCTAATATCGAATGGGCGCAAGGCAGGCGCATGGGACTTCTTCTCATCAAAGCCGGAAGACAGAGAGATAGCCTTCAAGTTCTACGACTCGCTTCAGGCCATGCAGCTGGCACTGAACGCCGGAGAAATTGAAGAGGCCGTTTTGCCTGAAGCCGTCGCCGAGTATGTCATGAATGTTACGGGGCAGTACAGAGTAACAGCTATCGCAAAGACAAGGCCCGCGTACCTCGCATTCGGTTTCAGGCTTGACGATGCCGGCAAAGCGCTCGCGGCGAAATTCAACGATGCAATATTCGCAATGAAGGCTGACGGGACTCTCGCGGTTCTTCAGGGGCAGTACGTCTACGAGGCAGGAATCGGAGACCCTGAGACAGTCGAGTTCAGGAAGTTCGACAACGTGAAGGACAAAATCACGATAGCCGTAACAGGCGACCTCCCCCCGATCGACTACGTTGCGGCGGACGGAACTGCGGCGGGCTTCAACACCGCTGTAATCGCGGAAATCGGCAAGCGTCTCAATGTCAACATCGAGCTGATATACATCATGTCGGGCGCGAGGGCGGCTACTGTAATGTCGGGGCGTGCTGACGCTGTGTTCTGGATTCAGGGCTTCAGGGACGTTCCCAAACATTCAGACATTCCCGAAATGCTCGTGCTTTCTGAGCCTTACTACGAGTGGAACGAATTTCTGTTTATTGCGCGCTAAATCATGAAAAAATTTCTTGCTGCACTTCTGCTGATGTCTCTTTGCTGTCCTGCGTGGGCTGAAGAAGTCGTGAAACTCGGTATGCTTGGCCAGATGGGAACCAGTGAGGAGGCATATCAGAGGGGCTTTGACGATTTCAGGGCGAGAATATCCGCTGCTAATCTCCCGAAAGATATTTACTCTTATCCGTTTGTGCGTGAACTTCTTGCACACAGGAGGACAATACATTTCTACAACTCATTGATGACAATGCTAATGGGACTGCGTTCCGGGAAGGTTGACGAGGTAATTCTCCCTGAAAGCACCGGGCGTTACGTCATGAACCTGAACACAAACTATCAGGGCGAAAATTACACTTCAATGTTCACGCTTCGTTTGTCGTTCGGATTTCTTGAGGGTAACGAAAAGCTGAGGGATGAATTTAACACCGCGCTTTCGGCCATGAGGGAAGACGGTACATTAGCCGCGCTTGAAGCTGAATACGTCCACAACCCCGCGCCTAAAGTCAGGTCTCATAACCCTGAGAGATTCCCCGGAGCTGAAACGGTAACGGTAGCTGTTACGGGAGATTTGCCGCCTCTTGACATGTTCGCGGGAGACGGTAAACCTGCGGGCTACAACACTGCGATATTGACGGAAATCGGCAAACGTATTCACAAAAACATGCGATTCATGAACACGGACGCAGGCGGACGCTCCCAGGCTCTTACATCGGGCCGGGCTGATGTTCTTTTCTGGTGTCAGACCGCCGAGAATGAGCAGCTCAATCAAGCAGCCGATGAAGACCTTTACGCGCTTTTCTCCGAGAATCAGCCGGGAATGATAATGTCTGATCCCTATTACACATGGAACAGGGAAATGATACTCAGGGTCAAGAGTTCGGGCGGCTTTCTCGGCATATTCAAGTGAAGGAAGGAATAGT from Synergistaceae bacterium carries:
- a CDS encoding DUF3536 domain-containing protein — protein: MPRYICIHGHFYQPPRENPWLETVELQESAAPWHDWNARISAECYSRNAASRILNEQGYIRRICNNYSRISFNIGPTLLSWLEENDPLCYSAILEADRQGIKRYSGHGPAMAQVYNHIIMPLASRRDKETQVKWGIADFRKRFGRMPEGMWLAECAVDTETLEVLAENGIIFTVLSPYQAKSARVKGWGGWQDVSGGKVDTRVSYVCELPSGRSINIFFYDGVLSQRIAFEGLLDDGGAFAHELATVNAAYGKPVLCNVATDGESYGHHHAHGDMALAYCLECLEHTAGAQLTVYGEYLKFYPPEWEVKIVEGSSWSCSHGVKRWCDDCSCGDGTPGYHHRWRKPLREAMNNLRDKLAEIYESCGYFHDVWDARNDYIDVILDRSDENVDSFLKKHCIRKLSSEERVRALMFLEMQRDSLLMFTSCGWFFDEISRIEPVQIMRYAARAIELAKLLTGEDLEPEFMRMLSEAPSNVPELQDGGKIYELRAKQGRADRKQMAAYYGITSLFDDFRREFSEGCWDMAGSALNVADDDGSSLFSAGKVHVKSNITGLEGQYLFAVNVNKGEQGGGALISCGICEANSTEELTPDEVIELQAMYESDDREKLLFEKFGYDQYTLNNIPSNSRYRIINELLQQDIDSLEGFVKGRVRNYEQLLEHLTLLGAKPPAILTVAAEFTLTSEIVKKLEESLPDAAGIRRDFELATFWRVEPDEERIRVAFSDCMTEILTSMCVGGLDLESVETLNDIAGIFNEKFEWHLSLSDAQNLYYELLKKYGDNLRTEPERMRKALYDLGHELKFSDELLKVLRG
- a CDS encoding transporter substrate-binding domain-containing protein; its protein translation is MRKILSSLLLLTLLAGIASADPIRAGILSKLNMTQEEYSELISNGRKAGAWDFFSSKPEDREIAFKFYDSLQAMQLALNAGEIEEAVLPEAVAEYVMNVTGQYRVTAIAKTRPAYLAFGFRLDDAGKALAAKFNDAIFAMKADGTLAVLQGQYVYEAGIGDPETVEFRKFDNVKDKITIAVTGDLPPIDYVAADGTAAGFNTAVIAEIGKRLNVNIELIYIMSGARAATVMSGRADAVFWIQGFRDVPKHSDIPEMLVLSEPYYEWNEFLFIAR
- a CDS encoding transporter substrate-binding domain-containing protein, whose product is MKKFLAALLLMSLCCPAWAEEVVKLGMLGQMGTSEEAYQRGFDDFRARISAANLPKDIYSYPFVRELLAHRRTIHFYNSLMTMLMGLRSGKVDEVILPESTGRYVMNLNTNYQGENYTSMFTLRLSFGFLEGNEKLRDEFNTALSAMREDGTLAALEAEYVHNPAPKVRSHNPERFPGAETVTVAVTGDLPPLDMFAGDGKPAGYNTAILTEIGKRIHKNMRFMNTDAGGRSQALTSGRADVLFWCQTAENEQLNQAADEDLYALFSENQPGMIMSDPYYTWNREMILRVKSSGGFLGIFK